A window of the Parabacteroides merdae ATCC 43184 genome harbors these coding sequences:
- the tnpB gene encoding IS66 family insertion sequence element accessory protein TnpB (TnpB, as the term is used for proteins encoded by IS66 family insertion elements, is considered an accessory protein, since TnpC, encoded by a neighboring gene, is a DDE family transposase.) has protein sequence MFSLNESNRYYLYPYPTDMRKSFYTLSGIVTNQMGKNVRDGDAFIFINANCTCMKILHMEYGGLVIYHMRLEHGHFHLPVINTEEGRIKAIETFWNDLVMMVQGMDGSKVRRYKRSGFHGL, from the coding sequence ATGTTTTCTTTGAATGAATCCAACAGATATTATCTTTACCCGTATCCGACAGACATGCGTAAGAGTTTTTATACGCTTAGCGGCATCGTGACCAACCAGATGGGAAAGAATGTACGGGACGGTGACGCTTTCATTTTTATCAATGCGAATTGTACCTGTATGAAAATCCTCCATATGGAATATGGTGGTCTGGTGATATACCATATGAGGCTGGAACATGGGCACTTCCATCTGCCGGTCATAAATACGGAGGAAGGTCGGATTAAAGCGATTGAAACCTTCTGGAATGACCTTGTGATGATGGTTCAAGGAATGGACGGCAGCAAGGTCAGGCGTTATAAAAGGAGTGGTTTCCATGGGTTGTAG
- the tnpA gene encoding IS66 family insertion sequence element accessory protein TnpA: MSHQWTMEDFESIYSRFKSSGLSVMDFCSNECIRPKRFYEWRSKLLRKGGFIPVKVNSKGQVSLPHKEKSLLSAPPVSPSPIPQPLCEISYPNGVTVRLNSPLSPEVLQTLIFLNSNR; encoded by the coding sequence ATGTCACATCAATGGACCATGGAAGATTTTGAATCTATTTATTCCCGTTTCAAGTCGAGCGGACTGTCAGTTATGGATTTTTGTTCGAATGAATGTATTCGTCCCAAACGTTTCTACGAGTGGCGTTCCAAGCTGTTGCGCAAAGGCGGCTTTATCCCGGTAAAGGTAAACAGTAAGGGCCAGGTCAGTCTTCCCCATAAGGAGAAATCCCTGCTGTCTGCCCCTCCGGTCAGCCCGTCGCCAATTCCCCAGCCGCTATGTGAGATCTCCTATCCCAATGGCGTCACAGTCCGCTTGAACAGCCCTTTGTCACCGGAGGTATTGCAAACCCTGATATTTTTGAATTCAAACCGTTAG
- a CDS encoding aldo/keto reductase: MKKDNHQAINRRDFLKIVGISTATTAPLLSGCSSDSGMASGSGSSTPIPTDRMTYRTTPSTKDKVSILGYGYMRLPTIAKNSARDSDDEIDQEMVNRLTDYAIEHGVNYFDTSPAYCKGRSEHAMGIALSRYPRDKYYIATKLSNFSPDTWSREASIAMYNNSLKELQVDYLDYMLLHGIGMGGMEAYENRYVKNGILDFLLEERKAGRIRNLGFSYHGDIEVFDYLLSKHDEYQWDFVQIQLNYLDWKHAKEINPRNTDAEYLYGELQKRGIPAIIMEPLLGGRLSNVHDHIVARLKQREPGRSVASWAFRFAGSFPGVLTVLSGMTYMEHLQDNLRSYCPLQPLTEEENRFLFDTADLMMQYPTIPCNDCKYCMPCPYGIDIPGILLHYNKCVNEGNVPQSGQDENYREARRAYLIGYDRSVPKLRQADHCTSCNQCNPHCPQGIDIPKELQRIDRFVEQLKQETL; this comes from the coding sequence ATGAAAAAAGACAATCATCAAGCGATAAACCGTCGCGATTTCCTGAAGATTGTAGGAATCAGCACGGCAACTACCGCCCCGTTGCTCTCCGGGTGCAGTTCGGACAGCGGGATGGCCTCAGGTTCGGGAAGCTCCACCCCTATTCCCACGGACCGGATGACATACCGCACGACGCCGTCCACAAAAGACAAAGTTTCCATCCTCGGTTATGGATACATGCGCCTGCCGACCATTGCCAAAAACAGCGCAAGAGACAGCGATGACGAAATCGACCAGGAGATGGTCAACCGGCTGACTGACTATGCCATCGAGCACGGTGTGAACTACTTCGACACCTCGCCCGCCTATTGCAAAGGACGTTCGGAACATGCTATGGGGATCGCCCTCAGCCGCTATCCGCGCGACAAATATTATATCGCCACCAAGCTTTCGAACTTCTCTCCCGACACATGGAGCCGCGAAGCCTCTATCGCGATGTATAACAATTCGCTCAAGGAGCTGCAAGTCGATTATCTCGATTATATGCTGCTCCACGGGATCGGCATGGGTGGTATGGAAGCCTATGAAAACCGGTATGTCAAGAACGGCATACTCGACTTCCTGCTCGAAGAACGCAAGGCAGGACGTATCCGAAACTTAGGTTTCTCCTATCACGGAGATATAGAGGTGTTCGATTATTTGCTTTCGAAACACGACGAATATCAATGGGATTTCGTCCAGATCCAGTTGAATTACCTGGACTGGAAACATGCCAAAGAGATCAACCCGCGAAACACCGACGCGGAATATCTGTACGGGGAATTACAGAAACGGGGGATTCCCGCCATCATCATGGAGCCACTCCTCGGAGGACGGCTTTCGAACGTGCACGACCATATCGTCGCCCGCCTGAAGCAACGCGAACCGGGACGGAGCGTCGCCTCCTGGGCTTTTCGGTTTGCAGGCTCGTTTCCCGGCGTGCTCACCGTGCTGAGCGGCATGACTTACATGGAGCACCTGCAAGACAACCTCCGCTCCTACTGTCCGTTGCAACCGTTGACGGAAGAGGAAAACCGTTTCTTGTTCGACACCGCCGACTTGATGATGCAGTATCCGACCATCCCGTGTAACGACTGCAAATACTGTATGCCTTGTCCTTACGGTATCGATATTCCGGGAATTTTGCTTCATTATAATAAATGTGTGAACGAGGGGAATGTCCCTCAGAGCGGACAGGATGAAAACTATCGCGAAGCTCGCCGGGCTTATCTGATCGGGTACGACCGCAGTGTACCGAAACTCCGCCAAGCGGATCATTGTACTAGTTGCAACCAATGTAATCCACACTGTCCGCAGGGAATCGATATTCCGAAAGAACTACAGCGAATCGATCGTTTCGTCGAACAACTGAAACAAGAGACATTATAA
- a CDS encoding 4Fe-4S binding protein, with product MLRTIRLTTALICFTLVTLLFLDFTGTLHAWFGWLAKVQFLPAVLALNLGVVLFLIVLTWIFGRVYCSVICPLGIFQDVVSWLAGKRKKNRFRYSPALSWLRYGAMVIFILAMISGLGAWAALIAPYSAYGRIASNLFAPLWQWGNNFLAYLAERADNYAFYETEVWLRSLPTFIIATVTFIILIILAWRNGRTYCNTICPVGTFLGLISRFSVFKPVIDTSKCNGCGLCARNCKAACINAKVHEIDYSRCVDCMDCIDKCRQGAIRYTRRKTNKAETQTNQPVVDKPDRRKFFTVSALLATSATLKAQEKVQLPDKKVDGGLAIIEDKKKPDRTTPITPPGSLSAANFSQHCTACQLCVSVCTNHVLRPSGNLQTFMQPEVSYERGYCRPECVKCSEVCPTGAIRPITKADKTAIQIGHAVLIQENCIVNRDGVTCGNCARHCPTQAILMVAKDPNDPDSPQLPVVNEEKCIGCGACENLCPSRPFSAIYVEGHEQHRNI from the coding sequence ATGTTGCGAACGATCAGACTTACAACTGCACTTATCTGTTTTACGCTTGTAACCCTACTGTTTCTCGATTTCACGGGGACGTTGCATGCATGGTTCGGGTGGTTGGCGAAAGTACAGTTCCTGCCGGCGGTATTGGCACTCAACCTCGGCGTGGTACTGTTTCTCATTGTATTGACCTGGATTTTCGGTCGGGTTTACTGCTCTGTAATCTGCCCTCTCGGCATATTCCAGGATGTTGTTTCATGGCTGGCGGGGAAACGGAAGAAAAACCGTTTCCGTTATTCCCCCGCCTTGTCCTGGTTAAGATACGGAGCCATGGTGATATTTATCCTTGCCATGATCAGCGGGTTAGGAGCATGGGCGGCATTGATCGCACCTTACAGCGCTTACGGGCGTATCGCCTCTAACTTATTCGCACCCCTCTGGCAATGGGGAAACAACTTTCTGGCCTACTTGGCAGAACGGGCAGACAATTATGCTTTCTACGAAACGGAAGTCTGGCTACGGAGCCTCCCAACCTTTATCATTGCCACAGTTACCTTCATTATACTGATCATACTTGCCTGGCGGAATGGGCGAACCTATTGCAACACGATCTGCCCGGTAGGAACGTTTTTGGGATTGATCTCCCGTTTTTCCGTTTTCAAACCGGTTATCGATACGTCCAAATGCAATGGTTGCGGCTTGTGTGCCCGTAATTGCAAAGCAGCCTGTATCAATGCGAAAGTACACGAGATCGACTATAGCCGCTGTGTCGATTGCATGGACTGCATAGACAAATGCCGACAAGGGGCCATCCGATATACACGCAGAAAAACAAACAAGGCTGAAACACAGACCAACCAACCGGTCGTAGACAAGCCCGATCGTCGCAAATTCTTTACCGTATCGGCATTACTTGCCACTTCAGCCACACTGAAAGCCCAGGAAAAAGTACAACTCCCGGACAAGAAAGTCGACGGCGGACTGGCCATCATCGAAGATAAAAAGAAACCGGACCGGACAACCCCGATCACTCCTCCGGGCTCGCTGAGCGCTGCCAATTTCTCCCAGCATTGCACCGCGTGCCAGCTTTGTGTATCGGTTTGTACGAACCATGTGCTGCGTCCTTCGGGGAACCTTCAAACATTTATGCAGCCAGAAGTATCGTACGAGCGAGGATACTGTCGTCCCGAATGCGTCAAATGTTCGGAAGTTTGCCCGACCGGAGCGATCCGTCCGATCACGAAAGCGGACAAGACGGCTATCCAGATCGGACATGCCGTACTGATTCAGGAAAATTGCATCGTCAACCGGGACGGCGTCACTTGTGGCAACTGTGCCCGCCATTGCCCTACCCAGGCGATCTTGATGGTGGCAAAAGACCCGAACGACCCGGATTCGCCTCAACTGCCGGTCGTAAACGAGGAAAAATGCATCGGCTGCGGAGCCTGTGAAAACCTGTGCCCGTCGCGTCCGTTCAGCGCCATATATGTGGAAGGACACGAACAACACCGGAATATTTGA
- a CDS encoding alpha/beta hydrolase, translating to MKNKFYLYCILCFLFNVAGYSQSTVFESLSFESNKLGRKVSYSIYLPSDYNTSKRNYPVLYLLHGYTDNETNWIQMGQMKTIADRAIANEEAVPMIIVMPDAWDTWYINQYDGKVPYEDMFFEELIPYMEKTYRIRSDKESRAIAGLSMGGYGSFLYSLHHPDMFCACAPLSAAVFDDTVMEARKNKSHKDLFNRLFGPGDEHWKQNNVLKILSDWNQNNLPKIRYYIDCGDDDGLLDGNMQVHQVMKQKGIRHEFRVRDGGHSWTYWRTALPEVLRFVSQTFCRS from the coding sequence ATGAAAAACAAATTTTATCTCTATTGTATCCTGTGCTTTCTATTCAACGTTGCAGGATATTCGCAAAGTACAGTTTTCGAATCGCTCTCTTTCGAAAGTAACAAATTAGGTAGGAAAGTTTCCTACTCCATCTACCTGCCTTCCGACTACAACACCTCGAAAAGGAATTACCCGGTCCTCTACCTCTTGCATGGTTATACGGACAATGAAACCAACTGGATACAGATGGGACAAATGAAAACGATTGCCGACCGTGCCATCGCAAACGAGGAAGCCGTGCCGATGATAATCGTCATGCCGGACGCATGGGACACTTGGTATATCAACCAGTATGATGGAAAAGTACCTTATGAAGACATGTTTTTTGAAGAACTTATCCCCTATATGGAAAAAACATACCGGATTCGCAGTGACAAAGAAAGCCGGGCAATTGCCGGATTGTCGATGGGTGGCTACGGATCATTCCTGTACAGCTTGCATCATCCGGACATGTTCTGCGCATGTGCTCCGTTGAGTGCCGCCGTTTTCGACGACACAGTCATGGAGGCAAGAAAAAACAAATCGCACAAGGATTTATTCAACCGCCTGTTCGGGCCGGGAGACGAACACTGGAAGCAAAACAATGTCTTGAAGATCCTTTCCGACTGGAATCAAAACAACTTGCCCAAAATTCGTTATTACATTGATTGCGGTGATGACGACGGCCTGCTGGACGGAAACATGCAGGTGCACCAGGTCATGAAGCAGAAAGGGATCAGGCATGAATTCCGAGTACGAGACGGCGGCCATAGCTGGACCTATTGGCGGACGGCCTTGCCTGAAGTTCTAAGGTTTGTCAGCCAGACTTTTTGCAGAAGTTGA